Proteins encoded within one genomic window of Geotalea daltonii FRC-32:
- a CDS encoding PAS domain-containing sensor histidine kinase — protein sequence MTSARKKTAVKILILSIGLMLSGLIAEALLPAAVFSPLLHLAVVVLLAVSLVILKVAGGTTRTHRESEYSHELQEMQREVDKTIRRYKSLLEGAGNAIFVFNADSGILEEVNRKGCELLGFSKEEMAAMRGKDLVLEDEQGKFTLMVYRVKRRGRAHSDGITFKKSDGSSFLGEIDARLIDLGDENLVHVIVRDVTYRHRAKLEIQQRNRELSILNNILAGTQTSDLQTVLETTIKETLEIFSAEGGTIHLLEDDGKSQVLAASINISPELNAKLAHNKLQCASDCRLSSVQRCHVLNSLEEFPCHIAMAAAEEGWQCITAAPLVAKTDLIGIMHILTRAEQHYTTEELRFLSTMGSQIGIVIEQSRLFSELNWKNEELLRSHRLLEKSSNKLAVSQNRLRKNLTLVERANAELERFDRMKSHFIGMISHEFKTPLTSVLGGAEYLLNLDNRDLSVEQRRMLEMIYNGGHRLNEIVSDLLTVIKLETSASPVKKVSLQLSEIIETLQEQFKPLLNERKQTLSFRNKEALPYFNGDREYLEEVFNELLENAMKFTPDGGEIIIKGRVVDRQALAEKAELLIRFNPGFYEHQSGSCYLEVQVQDSGIGIRVDEQLKIFDKFYEVGDIRHHSSGKHKFQGKGTGLGLAIVKGMVEAHGGMVWVESSAGSGSSFFLLLPLEEIPGQPTLPFVQQEALPFLTGL from the coding sequence ATGACGTCTGCCAGAAAAAAAACCGCTGTTAAAATCCTCATCCTCTCCATCGGACTGATGCTCTCGGGGCTCATTGCCGAGGCACTCCTTCCCGCCGCCGTTTTTTCACCCCTTCTTCACCTGGCTGTTGTCGTTCTGCTGGCGGTTTCGCTCGTCATCCTCAAGGTAGCTGGGGGGACAACGAGAACCCACAGGGAAAGTGAATACTCCCATGAACTGCAGGAAATGCAGCGGGAGGTGGACAAGACCATCCGTCGCTACAAAAGTCTTCTTGAAGGGGCCGGCAATGCCATCTTTGTCTTCAATGCAGACAGCGGCATTCTGGAAGAGGTTAACCGAAAAGGGTGTGAACTCCTCGGCTTCAGCAAGGAGGAAATGGCCGCCATGCGCGGCAAGGATCTGGTGCTTGAGGATGAGCAAGGAAAATTCACCTTGATGGTCTACCGGGTGAAGCGCCGTGGCCGGGCCCATTCCGACGGCATTACCTTCAAAAAGAGCGACGGCTCTTCCTTCCTTGGCGAGATAGATGCCCGGCTGATCGATCTGGGAGATGAAAATTTGGTTCATGTCATCGTACGCGATGTTACCTACAGGCATCGGGCAAAGCTGGAGATCCAACAACGGAACAGAGAATTATCAATTCTCAATAATATTCTGGCCGGTACCCAGACTTCCGACCTGCAGACGGTACTTGAAACAACCATCAAGGAGACTCTGGAAATATTCTCTGCCGAGGGGGGCACCATCCACCTTCTGGAAGACGACGGGAAGAGCCAGGTGTTGGCTGCTTCAATCAACATCTCTCCGGAACTTAATGCGAAATTGGCCCATAATAAATTGCAATGCGCATCGGACTGCCGCCTGTCGTCAGTTCAGCGTTGCCATGTGCTGAACTCTCTGGAGGAATTTCCATGCCACATCGCCATGGCCGCAGCGGAGGAAGGTTGGCAGTGCATCACGGCGGCGCCCCTGGTGGCGAAAACGGACCTGATCGGCATCATGCATATCCTGACCCGCGCGGAGCAGCATTATACCACAGAGGAATTGCGATTTCTGAGCACCATGGGAAGCCAGATCGGCATAGTTATAGAGCAGTCCCGGCTTTTCAGCGAACTGAACTGGAAGAACGAGGAACTGCTCCGCTCCCATCGCCTGCTGGAAAAAAGCAGCAACAAACTGGCCGTTTCCCAGAATCGGTTGAGGAAGAATCTGACCCTTGTGGAACGGGCCAACGCGGAGCTGGAAAGATTCGACCGGATGAAAAGCCACTTTATCGGCATGATTTCCCATGAATTCAAAACTCCTCTTACCAGTGTCCTCGGTGGTGCCGAGTATCTCCTCAACCTGGACAACCGGGATCTGTCGGTGGAACAAAGGCGCATGCTGGAGATGATATACAATGGGGGCCATCGACTGAACGAAATAGTCAGCGATCTCCTGACCGTTATAAAACTGGAAACCAGCGCTTCACCGGTAAAAAAAGTATCGTTGCAGCTGTCAGAGATTATCGAAACCCTGCAGGAACAATTCAAGCCACTTCTCAATGAAAGGAAGCAGACCTTGAGTTTCCGTAACAAGGAAGCCCTTCCTTATTTTAATGGTGATCGTGAGTATCTGGAGGAGGTTTTCAACGAACTGCTGGAGAATGCCATGAAATTTACCCCGGATGGCGGTGAAATCATCATCAAGGGACGAGTTGTCGACCGACAGGCTTTGGCAGAAAAGGCGGAACTGCTGATTCGCTTCAATCCCGGTTTTTACGAGCACCAGAGCGGCTCATGCTATCTTGAGGTGCAGGTGCAGGATTCGGGCATCGGTATTAGGGTTGACGAGCAGCTGAAAATTTTCGACAAGTTCTATGAGGTGGGGGACATCAGGCACCATTCCAGCGGCAAACACAAGTTCCAAGGCAAGGGGACCGGTTTGGGACTGG